A single genomic interval of Trichosurus vulpecula isolate mTriVul1 chromosome 6, mTriVul1.pri, whole genome shotgun sequence harbors:
- the LOC118853830 gene encoding myosin regulatory light chain 12A-like, giving the protein MQHQMCLLCLINHRFRKFKEAFNMIDQNRDGFINQKDLYDMFASLGNNPTNEYVDAMMNEAPGPINFTMFLTMFGEKLNGTDPEDVIRNAFACFDEEATGTIQEDYLRELLTTMGDRFTEEEVKKL; this is encoded by the coding sequence ATGCAACATCAAATGTGTTTGCTATGTTTGATCAATCACAGATTCAGGAAATTTAAAGAGGCCTTCAATATGATTGATCAGAACAGAGATGGTTTCATTAACCAGAAGGATTTATATGATATGTTTGCTTCCTTAGGAAATAATCCAACCAATGAGTATGTAGATGCCATGATGAATGAAGCTCCAGGTCCTATAAATTTTACTATGTTCCTCACAATGTTTGGGGAAAAGTTAAATGGAACAGATCCAGAAGATGTCATCAGAAATGCTTTTGCTTGCTTTGATGAAGAAGCTACAGGCACCATTCAGGAAGATTACTTGAGAGAACTGCTGACAACAATGGGAGACAGGTTCACAGAGGAAGAAGTAAAAAAGCTGTAA